One Rouxiella sp. S1S-2 genomic window, AAGGCAGGCTGATTGAGATTTTGGCATCCACCGGAATTACCATTAGCCCGCCGGTGATGTCGCGTTATCTGAAAAAAGAAGACGAAGCGGACTACATGGTTTGCCCTGATGAAGTCATGGCAAACTTCCTTAATGGTCTGATTTTCTTCAAACGCGGTAGGGACGATCGTTTCCCAGCACCAGAAGTTGAAAAGCGCGTCACCAATAACGTGATGTTAAAAAAACTGCGCGTGGCTTTTGAGCTGAAAACTGAAGATTTGCAGGGCATTCTGGCGGCGGCTGATTTTAAGGTTTCTGAAGGCGAGCTGAGTGCTTTCTTCCGTAAAGAAGGCCACAAGAACTACCGTCCGTGCGGCGATCAGGTTCTGCGCTACTTCCTGAAGGGGCTAACCATGCGCGTACGCCCGAAAAAAGGCTGATTATTCACTGAATGTTTTGAGCATATCACCTTGTTACGCCCACAAAAAAACCGCCTGATGGCGGTTTTTTTGTGCTGGTCCAGTAAGCGGCCTTTCCAGCGGGATGATACTTAGCGATTACGCTGTATCGCAAGCACGTTCCAGTAAAGGCAGTCTGTTCTTAATAATATCGACTGTCAAGCGAACCTTAAGTCAAATGGGTGTAGGATGCCTGCGGGCCTTTTCGCCGCCTTAAGCAAGTGGGCATCGGATTTTGAAAAGGATTTCTAACGGCCGTAAATGCAAGCACGTTCCAGTGCTTGTTTCACGGTGGTATCTCCGGTGGTATTCCCGTGAAGCGGTCTGAGCAAGGACCGCACAATGAAACGATACCTCGGTATTGTTCTTATTGTATTGGCTGTCGTGTTGAGTGCCGGGAAGGGGAGTTGGAATATTTCCAATAACTCTCTCAAAGTGATCATCACTACCACCAACAAGTAAGCTAAATAGCCACCCAATTGGGTGGCTATTTTTTTAGGCCGCTTCAGTATGTCGAGTGGCGGCTTTTTCGGTTGCTGGTTTTTGCTGCGCGAGTTGGTCAGGTTCAAATTCGTCAACGTTGATTGAACGCAGGCGACTCTCTTCGGCTCTGGCCAGAATGCGGGCATCGTCGGCGCTTAAGTGTCCAGCGTCCATGCCCATCTGGGCCAGCTTGTCCAGGCGG contains:
- a CDS encoding DUF1456 family protein, which gives rise to MMNNDVLRSVRYMLDLSEGRLIEILASTGITISPPVMSRYLKKEDEADYMVCPDEVMANFLNGLIFFKRGRDDRFPAPEVEKRVTNNVMLKKLRVAFELKTEDLQGILAAADFKVSEGELSAFFRKEGHKNYRPCGDQVLRYFLKGLTMRVRPKKG